The Pyrococcus kukulkanii genome contains a region encoding:
- a CDS encoding DMT family transporter: MILGVLFALISAFCWGTASVLIKIGLRNKTPIIANLVRLLFSSLVYVVIFTIGGNFQEIVSMPLRYHIVAFISAQFGFVIGDYFYFSALKSLGVSRTVPITSTYPLWTLVWAYIFLGREITLRITIGALMIVLGIIIVRQAEVEEHVDPRGLLYAFLTPISWSMAIILMDWLSNRVSSLTLAGLRIIYAALGLTIASVKIIPEIKKVTIKEIAVISTAGVLGLVVAQYTFVSSVAMLGSQIATPITAINPIISTLLAILFLKEPPNWKIWISLGLVVSGIWLLTA; the protein is encoded by the coding sequence ATGATACTTGGCGTATTATTCGCCCTAATCTCGGCTTTTTGCTGGGGAACCGCTTCGGTACTAATTAAAATTGGATTAAGGAATAAGACTCCAATAATCGCCAACCTAGTAAGGCTACTGTTTTCTTCCCTGGTTTACGTCGTTATCTTCACAATAGGAGGCAACTTCCAGGAAATAGTGAGCATGCCACTAAGATACCACATTGTCGCTTTCATTTCGGCCCAATTTGGATTCGTTATAGGGGATTACTTCTACTTTTCCGCCCTTAAGTCATTAGGAGTGTCAAGAACCGTTCCAATAACGTCAACTTATCCCCTTTGGACGTTAGTGTGGGCTTATATATTCTTAGGGAGGGAGATAACCTTAAGGATAACCATCGGAGCATTAATGATAGTCCTGGGGATAATTATTGTAAGGCAGGCTGAGGTTGAAGAACATGTTGACCCAAGGGGGCTTTTGTATGCGTTTCTAACCCCCATTTCCTGGAGCATGGCCATAATCTTAATGGACTGGCTCTCAAATAGAGTCTCTTCCCTTACTTTAGCTGGGTTAAGAATAATATACGCAGCTCTTGGCCTAACTATAGCCTCTGTAAAAATTATCCCCGAAATTAAGAAGGTAACCATTAAGGAAATAGCAGTAATCTCAACTGCAGGCGTACTTGGACTTGTTGTTGCCCAGTACACGTTCGTATCTTCTGTAGCTATGCTAGGATCCCAAATAGCAACTCCAATTACCGCCATAAATCCAATAATATCCACACTACTCGCAATCCTTTTCCTTAAAGAACCTCCAAACTGGAAAATATGGATAAGTTTAGGGTTGGT
- the minD gene encoding cell division ATPase MinD — protein MTRIISIVSGKGGTGKTTVTANLSVALGERGKKVLAVDGDLTMANLSLVLGVDDADVTLHDVLAGEAKIEDAIYMTQFDNVYVLPGAVDWEHVIKADPRKLPDVIKSLKDQYDFILIDCPAGLQLDAMSAMLSGEEALLVTNPEISCLTDTMKVGVVLKKAGLAILGFVLNRYGRTEKDIPPEAAEEVMEVPLLAVIPEDPAIREGTLEGIPAVKYKPESEGAKAFVKLAEEVEKLAGIKARIMY, from the coding sequence ATGACAAGGATAATATCGATAGTTTCTGGGAAGGGAGGGACTGGGAAAACTACCGTGACTGCTAATCTATCTGTAGCTCTTGGAGAGAGAGGAAAGAAAGTTCTTGCAGTTGATGGCGATTTAACGATGGCAAATCTAAGCCTAGTTCTTGGAGTTGACGATGCTGATGTTACACTTCACGATGTCCTCGCCGGGGAAGCAAAAATAGAGGATGCAATATACATGACGCAGTTTGACAACGTTTATGTCTTGCCTGGGGCCGTTGACTGGGAACACGTGATAAAGGCCGACCCCAGGAAACTTCCAGATGTGATAAAATCCCTAAAGGATCAATACGACTTTATTCTCATAGATTGTCCTGCGGGACTGCAACTGGACGCTATGAGTGCAATGTTAAGCGGTGAAGAGGCGTTACTTGTGACGAATCCCGAAATATCCTGTTTAACCGATACAATGAAAGTTGGCGTAGTCTTAAAAAAGGCAGGACTAGCAATTTTGGGGTTTGTTCTTAATAGGTATGGTAGAACTGAGAAAGATATTCCACCAGAGGCTGCGGAGGAAGTTATGGAGGTACCACTTCTGGCTGTAATACCAGAAGATCCAGCAATTAGAGAGGGAACCTTAGAGGGCATCCCAGCGGTAAAGTACAAGCCCGAAAGTGAGGGAGCTAAGGCCTTTGTTAAACTTGCTGAAGAGGTTGAAAAACTTGCTGGGATAAAGGCTAGGATAATGTACTAA
- a CDS encoding ATP/GTP-binding protein: protein MIIAFVGTAGSGKTALTGAFGRYLEENHKVAYVNLDTGVKTLPYKPDLDVRDSVTVEEIMKEGYGPNGAIVESYDRLMEEFDHYLNLILRLDEKNDYVLIDTPGQMETFLFHEFGVKLMENLPYPLVVYLSDPEILKKPHDYCFVRFFALLIDLRLGATTIPALNKVDLLGREELERHKRMFEDIEYLTARLKLDPSTQGLLAYKMCSMLPEVSPPVRVIYLSAKTGEGFEELETLAYEHYCTCGDLT from the coding sequence ATGATAATAGCGTTCGTGGGAACGGCAGGTAGTGGGAAAACAGCTTTAACAGGGGCATTTGGAAGGTACTTAGAAGAGAACCACAAAGTTGCGTACGTCAACTTAGATACTGGGGTGAAAACACTTCCTTACAAACCAGATCTTGATGTAAGAGACTCAGTTACCGTGGAAGAGATAATGAAAGAGGGATATGGACCAAACGGTGCTATTGTGGAGAGCTACGATAGGTTAATGGAAGAGTTTGATCACTATCTAAACTTGATATTGAGGCTTGATGAAAAGAATGATTACGTTCTAATAGACACACCAGGACAGATGGAAACCTTTCTATTCCACGAGTTTGGAGTTAAACTCATGGAGAACCTTCCTTACCCATTGGTAGTTTATCTTTCCGATCCTGAAATATTGAAGAAGCCTCATGACTATTGCTTCGTCAGATTCTTTGCTCTTTTAATAGACTTGAGGCTTGGGGCAACCACGATTCCAGCACTGAACAAGGTTGATCTCCTGGGTAGGGAAGAGCTGGAAAGGCACAAAAGAATGTTTGAGGACATAGAGTACTTAACTGCGAGGCTTAAGCTTGATCCCTCAACCCAGGGGTTGTTGGCTTATAAGATGTGCTCAATGCTCCCCGAGGTTTCACCTCCTGTCAGGGTAATATACCTCTCGGCGAAGACTGGTGAGGGCTTTGAAGAGCTTGAAACGCTTGCATATGAGCATTACTGTACATGTGGCGACCTAACGTAA
- a CDS encoding LAGLIDADG family homing endonuclease yields the protein MEREEMIERFVKFFREYTEEEEPLYLGKIKDLLTVTPKRSVTINWMHLNSYDPELANEILEHPEEGIGAAEDAIQIVLREEFLREDLPRIHARFHNLPETLLVKDIGAEHINKLIQVEGVITRVTEIKPFVSKAVFVCKDCGNEMVVTQRPYEGFTVIKKCEVCGSKNVTLDVDKSSFVNFQMFRIQDRPETLKGGQMPRFIDGILLDDIVDTAMPGDRVLVTGILRVVQERREKTPVFRKILEVNHIEPVSREIEELEITPEDEQKIRELAKRKDIVEAIVDSIAPAIYGYREVKKGIALALFGGVPRTLPDGTRLRGDIHVLLVGDPGVAKSQILRYVSNLAPRAIYTSGKSSSAAGLTAAAVRDEFTGGWVLEAGALVLADGGYALIDELDKMSDRDRSVIHEALEQQSYHHDFEILLADGKKVKIGELVDSLIEKNRDRVIVGKDTEILPVDDIYVLAYDLKNKRIVKVKADRVSRHKAPEYFIRLKFSNGREIVVTPEHPIMIWENGEIKEKPAEEVKEGEIAVGVRAYEGLIEKDGVDEVTARLLGFLLSEGFAYANPKNGYYEVGFTNTDEELVEEFKELLHKLGVKFNIQVRKREGEKVLYTIRIISKEFYLGLKREFPEMFPESGNERPARRKRIPAKIIRSPYYIKIAFLNTFFKGDGFVDKYRVGFTTSSKAMAEDLQDILYSIGIYSYLFEEVRGNKRYYKVIISGTKDLERFSQIIKDDRRIEKVKRLIEISKKRRNYRDIIPSDILINIRRILNEIHINDGGLTNNISRSYNANRERVKEYLNKIEKELYRIKNALKDGDIKILRRFVTIKELAKSFGWPYSTTFCRVNRREEETIKALFEFATKKIENIEEELEKIKGIVDGNIRFLKIVKVEKIPNKDWKWVYDVTVEPYHLFVSHGLVLHNTISISKAGITATLNARTTVIAAANPKHGRFNRMKPLFEQIDLPPTLLSRFDLIFVLVDEPDEKLDSEIARHILRVRRGESEVVTPKISHELLRKYIAYAKKNVHPVISEEAMEEIEKYYVRMRRSAKKGSENEGIRPIPITARQLEALIRLSEAHARMRLSPIVTREDAREAIKLMEYTLRQIATDETGQIDVTILEVGQSARKLSKVERILDIIEKLQKTSEKGAHIDDILEEAKKFGIEKQEAREIIEKLLQQGQIYMPETGYYKLL from the coding sequence ATGGAAAGGGAAGAGATGATAGAGAGGTTCGTCAAGTTCTTTAGGGAGTATACTGAAGAGGAGGAGCCCCTTTACTTGGGTAAAATAAAGGATCTGCTTACTGTAACCCCCAAAAGGTCGGTTACAATAAATTGGATGCATTTAAACTCTTATGACCCCGAATTAGCTAATGAAATTCTTGAGCATCCGGAAGAAGGTATTGGGGCGGCAGAAGATGCGATCCAGATAGTACTTAGGGAAGAGTTCCTAAGAGAAGATTTACCCAGGATACACGCGAGATTTCACAATCTTCCAGAGACATTGCTAGTCAAGGACATTGGAGCGGAGCACATAAACAAACTGATTCAGGTGGAGGGGGTTATAACCAGGGTCACGGAAATAAAACCCTTCGTTTCAAAGGCGGTGTTCGTTTGTAAGGACTGCGGTAATGAAATGGTTGTAACTCAGAGGCCCTACGAGGGATTTACGGTCATAAAGAAGTGTGAAGTTTGTGGAAGTAAGAACGTTACTCTTGATGTTGATAAAAGCTCATTCGTTAACTTTCAGATGTTCAGGATTCAGGATAGGCCAGAAACGCTAAAAGGTGGCCAGATGCCCAGGTTTATTGATGGAATTCTGTTAGATGATATAGTTGATACGGCAATGCCCGGTGACAGGGTTCTCGTGACTGGAATACTGAGGGTGGTACAAGAAAGGAGAGAGAAAACACCTGTATTTAGGAAGATTCTTGAGGTTAATCATATTGAGCCAGTAAGCAGGGAAATAGAAGAACTTGAGATAACTCCAGAAGACGAGCAGAAGATTAGAGAGTTAGCGAAGAGAAAAGATATAGTGGAGGCAATAGTTGATTCTATCGCCCCGGCAATTTACGGTTATAGGGAGGTAAAGAAGGGTATAGCCTTGGCTTTATTTGGTGGTGTCCCCAGGACTTTGCCCGATGGAACTAGGCTTAGAGGTGACATCCACGTTTTACTGGTGGGTGATCCTGGGGTTGCAAAGAGTCAGATTCTAAGATACGTCTCTAATCTTGCTCCAAGGGCTATCTATACCTCTGGAAAGAGCAGTTCGGCTGCGGGTTTAACAGCAGCTGCCGTAAGGGATGAGTTCACAGGCGGATGGGTTCTTGAAGCTGGAGCCTTAGTTTTGGCAGATGGAGGTTACGCGCTAATAGATGAGCTCGATAAGATGAGCGACAGGGATAGGAGTGTTATACACGAAGCACTGGAGCAGCAGAGCTACCACCACGACTTTGAGATATTATTGGCAGATGGAAAGAAGGTTAAGATTGGAGAGCTTGTTGATTCGCTAATTGAGAAGAATAGGGACAGAGTCATTGTTGGTAAAGATACCGAAATTTTACCCGTTGATGATATCTATGTCTTGGCATACGATCTTAAAAACAAGAGGATAGTGAAAGTAAAAGCAGATCGTGTAAGTAGGCATAAAGCTCCTGAATACTTTATAAGGCTGAAGTTCTCCAACGGAAGGGAGATAGTGGTTACTCCTGAGCACCCAATCATGATATGGGAAAATGGGGAGATTAAGGAGAAGCCAGCTGAAGAGGTTAAAGAGGGTGAGATTGCTGTTGGAGTGCGCGCTTATGAAGGGTTAATTGAGAAAGACGGTGTTGATGAAGTAACAGCAAGACTTCTTGGCTTTTTACTTTCTGAAGGCTTTGCCTATGCGAATCCTAAAAATGGGTATTATGAAGTTGGATTCACAAATACCGACGAGGAACTAGTAGAGGAGTTTAAAGAGCTTCTGCATAAACTTGGAGTTAAGTTTAATATTCAGGTAAGAAAAAGAGAAGGAGAAAAGGTCCTTTATACTATCCGTATTATTTCGAAAGAATTCTATCTAGGACTAAAAAGAGAGTTCCCAGAAATGTTCCCAGAAAGTGGAAATGAAAGGCCTGCTCGGAGGAAGAGAATTCCTGCAAAAATTATTAGATCACCGTATTACATAAAGATTGCTTTCCTAAATACATTTTTCAAGGGAGATGGGTTTGTGGATAAATATAGGGTTGGATTTACAACATCCTCAAAAGCGATGGCAGAAGACCTTCAAGATATTTTATATAGCATTGGGATATACTCATACCTATTCGAGGAAGTTAGAGGGAATAAGAGGTATTATAAAGTAATCATTAGTGGAACTAAAGATCTTGAGCGCTTTTCTCAAATTATTAAAGATGATAGGAGGATAGAAAAAGTAAAAAGGCTCATAGAAATATCGAAGAAGAGAAGAAATTATAGGGACATAATACCTTCCGACATCCTTATTAATATTAGAAGGATATTAAATGAAATTCACATAAATGATGGAGGTCTAACCAATAACATATCTCGCTCTTACAATGCAAATAGAGAGAGAGTTAAAGAATACCTTAATAAAATCGAAAAGGAGCTTTATAGGATTAAAAATGCATTAAAGGATGGGGATATCAAGATACTAAGAAGGTTTGTCACAATAAAAGAGTTAGCGAAGTCTTTTGGTTGGCCTTACTCTACAACATTCTGTAGAGTAAACAGGAGAGAAGAAGAAACAATAAAAGCCCTTTTTGAATTTGCAACTAAGAAAATTGAGAACATCGAAGAAGAACTTGAAAAAATTAAAGGAATAGTTGATGGCAATATTAGATTTCTCAAAATTGTAAAGGTAGAAAAGATACCCAACAAAGATTGGAAGTGGGTATATGATGTAACAGTCGAACCTTATCACCTCTTCGTATCCCATGGATTAGTACTTCATAACACGATTAGTATATCAAAAGCAGGTATAACGGCTACTCTAAATGCCAGAACAACCGTTATAGCGGCCGCAAATCCAAAGCACGGTAGGTTCAATAGGATGAAGCCACTCTTCGAGCAGATAGACCTCCCTCCCACACTACTAAGCAGGTTCGACTTGATCTTCGTTCTCGTAGATGAACCCGACGAAAAGCTAGATAGCGAGATAGCGAGGCACATCCTAAGGGTAAGGAGGGGAGAGAGCGAGGTAGTAACGCCTAAGATCTCTCACGAATTGCTGAGGAAGTACATAGCCTACGCTAAGAAGAACGTTCATCCTGTAATAAGCGAAGAGGCAATGGAGGAGATCGAGAAGTACTATGTGAGGATGAGGAGGAGCGCTAAGAAGGGTAGTGAGAATGAGGGGATAAGACCAATCCCAATCACCGCGAGGCAGCTTGAGGCCCTAATAAGGCTGAGTGAGGCCCACGCTAGGATGAGGCTAAGCCCCATAGTCACCAGGGAAGATGCGAGAGAGGCGATTAAGCTGATGGAGTACACCCTTAGGCAGATAGCTACGGATGAGACTGGCCAGATAGATGTCACGATCCTTGAAGTTGGACAGAGTGCAAGGAAGCTCAGTAAGGTTGAGAGGATCCTCGATATAATTGAGAAGCTACAGAAGACGAGCGAGAAGGGTGCCCACATAGATGATATACTCGAAGAGGCAAAGAAGTTTGGAATAGAGAAGCAGGAGGCAAGAGAGATAATAGAAAAGTTGCTCCAGCAGGGCCAGATATACATGCCTGAAACCGGCTATTACAAGTTGCTCTGA
- a CDS encoding translation initiation factor IF-2 subunit beta yields the protein MEIDYYDYEKLLEKAYEELPENVKHHKSRFEVPGALVTIEGNKTIIENFKDIAEALNRDPQHLLKFLLREIATAGTLEGKRVILQGRFTPYLIANKLKKYIKEYVICPVCGSPDTKIIKRDRFYFLKCEACGAETPIQHL from the coding sequence ATGGAGATTGACTATTACGATTATGAAAAGTTGTTGGAGAAGGCATATGAAGAGCTTCCAGAGAACGTTAAGCACCACAAGTCACGTTTCGAGGTTCCTGGGGCCCTCGTAACTATTGAGGGCAACAAGACGATAATTGAGAACTTTAAGGATATAGCAGAAGCCCTTAACAGGGATCCACAACACCTCCTCAAGTTCCTGCTCAGGGAGATAGCTACCGCCGGAACGCTTGAGGGTAAGAGGGTGATCCTCCAGGGTAGGTTTACTCCCTACCTTATAGCAAACAAGCTGAAGAAGTACATCAAGGAGTACGTTATCTGTCCCGTCTGTGGAAGTCCCGATACGAAGATCATCAAGAGAGACAGGTTTTACTTCCTCAAGTGCGAGGCGTGTGGTGCCGAAACTCCAATTCAGCACCTGTAA